In Fibrobacter sp. UWB10, a single window of DNA contains:
- a CDS encoding diphosphate--fructose-6-phosphate 1-phosphotransferase — MADNLSVLGKARKAYQPKLPAALRDGALKVSLNKGKATESVRDQAKIKALFPNTYGAPYISMKKATKAQAGKALNVGVVLSGGQAPGGHNVIAGIFDGIKSISKNSKLLGFLGGPSGLENGKFIVINEKIMDSYRNTGGFDIIQSGRTKLETEEQFKKCMAVAKAQKLDAIVIIGGDDSNTNAAVLGEYFQANGASCVVCGCPKTIDGDLKNEYIETSFGFDTAVKTYSELIGNIMRDANSAQKYWHFIKLMGRSASHIALEAALQTHPNICLISEEVKAKKMKLKQVIKYVADIVAARAADGKNFGVCLIPEGLLEFIPDVGVLISELSEALAHHEKEVEGLDTAAKVEKLCNWISKASAEVLKSLPSTTQGQLMLDRDSHGNVQVSLIETEKLVIEMVKKELKSRKNFKGKFSALNHFFGYEGRCAAPSNFDADYCYSLGYTASVLAFNKMNGYMSSVRDLTKGIEKWTAGGIPITMMMNIERRHGADKPVIQKALVELDGAPFKFFAKNREVWAKTESYTYPGPIQYWGPSEVCDVTNFTIKLERGAIKVK; from the coding sequence ATGGCTGACAATCTGTCCGTCCTCGGCAAGGCCCGCAAGGCCTACCAGCCGAAACTCCCCGCCGCTCTCCGCGACGGCGCTCTCAAGGTCTCTCTCAACAAGGGTAAGGCTACCGAATCTGTGCGCGACCAGGCCAAGATCAAGGCTCTGTTCCCGAACACCTACGGTGCTCCCTACATTTCCATGAAGAAGGCTACCAAGGCTCAAGCCGGTAAGGCCCTCAACGTGGGCGTGGTGCTCTCCGGTGGCCAGGCTCCTGGTGGACACAACGTGATTGCAGGTATCTTCGACGGTATCAAGAGCATCAGCAAGAATTCCAAGCTCCTCGGCTTCCTCGGCGGTCCGTCCGGCCTCGAAAACGGCAAGTTCATCGTGATCAACGAAAAGATCATGGACTCCTACCGCAACACCGGTGGATTCGACATCATCCAGTCCGGCCGTACCAAGCTCGAAACTGAAGAACAGTTCAAGAAGTGCATGGCTGTTGCCAAGGCCCAGAAGCTTGACGCTATCGTGATCATCGGTGGTGACGACTCCAACACGAACGCTGCTGTTCTCGGTGAATACTTCCAGGCCAACGGCGCAAGCTGCGTGGTTTGCGGCTGCCCGAAGACCATCGACGGCGACCTCAAGAACGAATACATCGAAACCTCCTTCGGTTTCGACACCGCCGTGAAGACCTACTCCGAACTCATCGGCAACATCATGCGCGATGCCAACTCCGCTCAGAAGTACTGGCACTTCATCAAGCTCATGGGCCGTAGCGCTTCCCACATTGCTCTCGAAGCCGCTCTCCAGACCCATCCGAACATCTGCTTGATCTCTGAAGAAGTCAAGGCCAAGAAGATGAAGCTCAAGCAGGTCATCAAGTACGTTGCAGACATCGTCGCTGCCCGTGCTGCTGACGGCAAGAACTTCGGCGTCTGCCTGATTCCGGAAGGCCTCCTCGAATTCATCCCGGATGTCGGCGTGCTCATTTCCGAACTCTCTGAAGCCCTCGCCCACCACGAAAAGGAAGTCGAAGGCCTCGACACCGCCGCCAAGGTTGAAAAGCTCTGCAACTGGATCTCTAAGGCTTCCGCCGAAGTCCTCAAGAGCCTCCCCTCCACCACTCAGGGCCAGCTGATGCTCGACCGCGACAGCCACGGCAACGTGCAGGTTTCCCTCATCGAAACCGAAAAGCTCGTCATCGAAATGGTGAAGAAGGAACTCAAGAGCCGCAAGAACTTCAAGGGCAAGTTCTCTGCCCTCAACCACTTCTTCGGTTACGAAGGCCGCTGCGCCGCTCCGTCGAACTTCGACGCCGACTACTGCTACAGCCTCGGTTACACCGCTTCTGTGCTCGCCTTCAACAAGATGAACGGCTACATGAGCTCTGTGCGTGACCTGACCAAGGGTATCGAAAAGTGGACTGCCGGTGGCATTCCTATCACCATGATGATGAACATCGAACGTCGTCACGGTGCCGACAAGCCGGTGATCCAGAAGGCTCTCGTTGAACTCGACGGCGCTCCGTTCAAGTTCTTCGCCAAGAACCGCGAAGTTTGGGCCAAGACTGAATCCTACACCTATCCGGGTCCGATCCAGTACTGGGGTCCGAGCGAAGTTTGCGACGTGACCAACTTTACGATTAAGTTGGAACGCGGCGCCATTAAAGTCAAGTAA
- a CDS encoding Rpn family recombination-promoting nuclease/putative transposase: MENKRTPFEQLPITDRFMFAMVFSHKEIAKPFLEAVLGIKIHELRDPEPEKTVEVSPFYKGIRYDVFVKETGPDGETLRSFDIEMQMEDTKEIPKRTRYYQAMCDSEALNKGEVYYNLKELYIVFLCPEDIFGQGRAVYMFKNLEVDNPKIELGDLCFKNFYIFNKYRDIAEKSIREYMEYFATRKPSSPETENIDRLVKWYQTDNETRKRYMTWQQEIDIAVDLERQRANDAERRYFEAKDRADDAEKRFFEAKDRADDAEKHFFEAKDRADEIQKQADAAEARANEEKARADEAESRANKYEKMLRELGKL; encoded by the coding sequence ATGGAAAATAAACGCACGCCTTTTGAACAACTCCCCATTACAGACCGATTCATGTTTGCTATGGTGTTTAGTCATAAGGAGATAGCCAAACCCTTCCTCGAAGCGGTTCTCGGCATCAAGATTCACGAACTTAGGGATCCCGAGCCAGAAAAGACTGTTGAGGTAAGCCCTTTCTACAAGGGAATCCGCTACGACGTCTTTGTGAAGGAAACTGGTCCGGACGGAGAGACTCTCCGCAGTTTCGATATCGAGATGCAAATGGAAGACACCAAGGAAATCCCCAAGCGAACCCGTTATTACCAGGCGATGTGCGATAGCGAGGCACTGAACAAGGGTGAAGTATATTACAATTTGAAAGAACTCTACATCGTGTTCCTGTGTCCCGAAGATATATTCGGGCAGGGACGCGCCGTGTACATGTTCAAGAATCTCGAAGTCGACAACCCGAAAATTGAATTGGGGGACCTTTGTTTCAAGAACTTTTATATATTTAACAAGTACCGAGACATCGCTGAAAAATCGATTAGAGAATATATGGAATACTTTGCAACAAGGAAGCCGAGTTCTCCAGAAACAGAAAACATCGATCGCTTGGTGAAGTGGTATCAGACGGACAACGAAACGAGGAAACGCTATATGACTTGGCAACAGGAAATCGACATCGCCGTAGACCTTGAACGACAGCGTGCAAATGATGCTGAACGGCGCTATTTCGAGGCGAAGGACCGTGCTGATGATGCTGAAAAGCGTTTTTTCGAGGCGAAGGACCGTGCTGATGATGCTGAAAAGCATTTTTTCGAGGCGAAGGACCGTGCTGATGAAATCCAGAAGCAGGCTGATGCAGCGGAAGCCCGTGCAAACGAAGAAAAGGCTCGCGCTGACGAAGCGGAATCTCGTGCCAACAAGTACGAAAAAATGCTTCGCGAACTCGGCAAGTTGTAG
- the dapF gene encoding diaminopimelate epimerase: MPINFSKWTGLGNDFVLLEPGVTLDYSDNFEQRVIQLCDRRFGIGADGVVIVTPLDNDGCLVIDKISEGPLAKPVANGVDFEMRIFNADGSEAAMCGNATRCVAKYIRSRGLAKDANTKVFNLHTKSGLVKPTLLDDGRVCVDMGLPRNFLGSIKLTADSFDFTAETVSMGNPHAVIFVDDIEKIQLEKWGSILEVDKQFPDRCNIEFAQVVTPTQIRMRVWERGCGVTMACGTGSCATLVAAQRTGRVGVEADIILDGGVLHIKHEEGGPVLMTGPAEEVFRGVI; encoded by the coding sequence ATGCCAATTAATTTTTCAAAATGGACCGGGTTGGGCAACGATTTCGTGTTGCTGGAACCGGGCGTGACGCTAGATTATAGCGATAATTTCGAACAACGTGTCATTCAGCTTTGCGACCGCCGTTTCGGTATCGGTGCCGATGGCGTGGTGATTGTGACGCCGTTGGATAACGATGGTTGCCTGGTAATCGACAAGATTAGCGAAGGCCCTCTGGCAAAGCCTGTTGCAAATGGTGTTGATTTCGAAATGCGCATTTTTAATGCCGATGGTTCTGAAGCGGCCATGTGCGGTAATGCGACTCGCTGCGTGGCAAAGTACATCCGCAGTCGCGGTCTTGCAAAAGACGCCAATACTAAAGTGTTTAATCTGCACACCAAGAGCGGCTTGGTGAAGCCCACCCTTTTGGATGACGGTCGCGTGTGCGTGGACATGGGACTCCCGAGGAATTTCTTGGGCTCCATCAAGCTCACGGCCGACAGCTTCGACTTTACTGCCGAGACGGTTTCCATGGGAAATCCGCACGCGGTGATTTTCGTGGATGACATCGAAAAGATTCAGCTGGAAAAGTGGGGAAGCATCTTGGAAGTCGACAAGCAGTTCCCCGATCGCTGCAACATTGAATTTGCACAGGTGGTGACACCCACCCAAATCCGCATGCGGGTTTGGGAACGTGGTTGCGGTGTTACGATGGCTTGTGGTACGGGCAGTTGCGCAACCCTCGTTGCGGCCCAGCGCACTGGCCGCGTGGGCGTAGAAGCCGACATCATCTTGGATGGCGGCGTTCTCCACATCAAGCACGAAGAAGGTGGCCCCGTCCTCATGACCGGCCCTGCTGAAGAAGTATTTAGAGGAGTAATTTAA
- the aqpZ gene encoding aquaporin Z — protein MKLSTRAIAEAIGTFWLVFGGCGAAVLACGVPTTGIGYVGVSLAFGLTVLTMAYAIGHISGCHLNPAVTLGQVAGGRFPAKDAPAYIVAQVIGGIIAAALLYVIAYPDLTNAGIGAFATNGWSDSLKDGLNAFGGKTSGMLSAFLIETVLTAIFLFVIMGATDGRAPAGFAPIAIGLCLTLIHLISIPVTNTSVNPARSTAMAVFVGGAAIKQLWLFWVAPILGGVIGGIAYKCIAECKCAKK, from the coding sequence ATGAAACTTTCTACTCGCGCTATTGCCGAAGCTATCGGCACCTTCTGGCTTGTGTTTGGCGGCTGCGGTGCAGCCGTGCTCGCTTGCGGCGTTCCCACCACCGGTATCGGTTACGTGGGCGTATCGCTGGCATTCGGCCTTACGGTGCTCACCATGGCATACGCCATCGGTCACATTTCGGGCTGCCACCTGAACCCGGCTGTCACACTCGGTCAGGTTGCCGGCGGTCGCTTCCCCGCTAAGGATGCCCCAGCCTACATCGTCGCCCAGGTTATTGGCGGTATCATCGCAGCAGCGCTCCTTTACGTGATTGCATACCCCGACCTCACTAACGCAGGCATCGGCGCATTCGCTACTAACGGCTGGTCCGATTCCCTCAAGGACGGCCTGAACGCCTTTGGCGGCAAGACCTCTGGCATGCTTTCTGCATTCCTGATTGAAACTGTGCTCACGGCCATCTTCCTGTTCGTGATCATGGGCGCTACCGACGGTCGCGCTCCGGCAGGCTTCGCCCCGATCGCCATCGGCCTCTGCCTCACACTTATCCACCTTATCTCTATCCCGGTGACCAACACGTCTGTGAACCCGGCCCGCTCTACCGCTATGGCTGTATTCGTTGGCGGCGCTGCCATCAAGCAGCTCTGGCTCTTCTGGGTAGCCCCGATTCTCGGTGGCGTAATCGGCGGCATCGCTTACAAGTGCATCGCCGAATGCAAGTGCGCAAAAAAGTAA
- a CDS encoding FISUMP domain-containing protein, whose product MKYFAVLLFSAVLFVACGDESSSSAPAPDPSGESSSTVEMAKESSSSAATKNSSSSVDGDKSSSSVKKEDSSSSVVNESSSSATPKSSSSEEVKQSSSSVVASSSSEEEELSSSSYDRTIAFKGVLWRAGDYIKFVDPRNSREYYYIQIDGKDTAGKAASIKVMAENLDIGEFVWGFEDQEDDSKIEKYCYKNDTANCNNYGGLYQWAEMMQLPSRCNTESCADLIKPNHQGICPDGWRLLTYNDYYIAVHANNNKDGVKGTRSAYGFGGSNDSGFSLIGAGSSWNHSFSGLNDNTYWFYPVESSVGGDQFVHASFQYSTAKGNPDEEVYKIHGFSVRCVMVE is encoded by the coding sequence GTGAAATATTTTGCTGTGTTGTTGTTTTCTGCGGTTTTGTTCGTTGCTTGCGGCGATGAATCGAGTAGCTCTGCGCCCGCTCCGGACCCGAGTGGAGAATCGTCTTCGACAGTCGAAATGGCGAAGGAATCTAGTTCCTCGGCAGCAACCAAGAATTCTTCTAGCTCCGTTGATGGCGATAAGAGCAGTTCTTCTGTCAAAAAAGAAGATTCTAGCAGCAGCGTTGTGAATGAGTCTTCTTCCAGTGCCACGCCGAAGTCGAGCAGCAGTGAAGAAGTGAAACAGTCTTCTTCGAGTGTTGTGGCTTCGAGCAGTAGTGAAGAGGAAGAATTGAGCAGTAGTTCTTATGATAGAACCATTGCTTTTAAAGGGGTCCTTTGGCGAGCTGGTGATTATATCAAGTTTGTTGATCCGCGAAACAGTCGCGAATATTATTACATCCAAATTGATGGTAAGGACACTGCTGGTAAGGCTGCCTCTATCAAGGTGATGGCTGAGAATTTAGATATAGGTGAATTTGTTTGGGGCTTTGAAGATCAAGAAGATGATTCTAAAATTGAAAAGTATTGCTACAAAAATGACACGGCTAATTGCAATAACTACGGTGGTTTATACCAGTGGGCCGAAATGATGCAGTTGCCGAGTCGATGCAACACTGAAAGTTGCGCTGATTTAATCAAACCCAATCACCAGGGAATTTGCCCTGATGGCTGGAGACTGTTGACATATAATGACTACTATATCGCCGTGCATGCTAATAACAATAAGGATGGCGTGAAGGGAACTCGTTCTGCGTACGGTTTTGGAGGCAGTAATGATAGCGGTTTTAGCCTTATTGGTGCAGGAAGTAGTTGGAATCATAGTTTTAGTGGCTTAAATGACAATACTTATTGGTTTTATCCAGTGGAGTCTTCTGTTGGTGGTGATCAATTTGTTCATGCTTCATTTCAGTATTCTACGGCAAAAGGAAATCCTGATGAAGAAGTATACAAAATCCATGGTTTTTCTGTCCGTTGTGTAATGGTTGAATAA
- a CDS encoding LL-diaminopimelate aminotransferase: protein MNSSIINTNYDLLPGSYLFSTIAQKIKEYQAKKPDADIIRLGIGDVTTPLIPEVIKAMHKAVDEMSEKGTFRGYGPEQGYDFVREAIVRGEYTARGIEMDPDDIFVSDGSKCDVANIQELFTENVKIAIPDPVYPVYLDSNVMAGRAGVLQSDGHFSKVTYLASTAENNFQPDLPKEAVQLIYLCSPNNPTGTVLSRETLQKFVNYANENGALILFDGAYNCYIQDESLPHSIFEIPGARTCAIEFRSFSKTAGFTGVRCAYTVIPHELSKLRAMWNRRQCTKFNGVSYVTQRAAEAIYSPIGWQQTKDVIAGYMRTAGVIRKELTAAGYTVFGGEHAPYIWWKIADGEKSFDFFDRLLATCEVVGTPGSGFGPCGEGYFRLTAFGDYERTCEALRRIREKL, encoded by the coding sequence ATGAATTCATCTATCATCAATACAAACTACGACTTGCTGCCTGGCAGCTACCTTTTCTCGACTATCGCCCAGAAAATTAAGGAATATCAGGCGAAGAAACCCGATGCTGACATTATCCGCCTGGGTATTGGCGACGTGACCACGCCCTTGATTCCGGAAGTCATCAAGGCCATGCACAAGGCCGTAGACGAAATGTCCGAAAAGGGGACCTTTCGCGGTTACGGCCCCGAACAGGGCTACGATTTCGTGCGCGAAGCAATCGTTCGTGGCGAATACACCGCCCGCGGCATCGAAATGGATCCGGACGATATCTTCGTGAGCGATGGTTCCAAATGCGATGTGGCGAATATTCAGGAGCTTTTTACAGAAAATGTAAAGATTGCAATTCCGGACCCGGTTTACCCGGTCTATTTGGACTCCAATGTGATGGCTGGTCGTGCAGGCGTGTTGCAAAGTGACGGACATTTTTCTAAGGTGACCTACCTTGCTTCGACCGCCGAAAACAATTTCCAGCCGGATTTGCCCAAGGAAGCGGTGCAGCTGATCTACCTTTGTAGCCCGAACAACCCGACCGGTACGGTACTCAGCCGCGAAACCTTGCAGAAGTTCGTCAACTACGCCAACGAAAATGGTGCATTGATCCTGTTCGATGGCGCCTACAACTGCTACATTCAGGATGAATCGCTGCCGCATTCCATCTTCGAAATTCCGGGTGCACGCACTTGCGCCATTGAATTCCGCAGCTTCAGTAAGACTGCCGGCTTTACGGGCGTGCGTTGTGCCTACACGGTGATCCCGCACGAACTTTCGAAACTCCGTGCTATGTGGAACCGCAGACAGTGCACCAAGTTCAACGGTGTAAGCTACGTGACGCAGCGTGCCGCCGAGGCGATTTACAGCCCGATTGGTTGGCAGCAGACCAAGGATGTCATTGCCGGTTACATGCGCACGGCGGGCGTTATCCGCAAGGAACTGACTGCCGCGGGTTACACGGTGTTCGGTGGCGAACATGCCCCGTACATCTGGTGGAAAATCGCGGATGGTGAAAAATCATTCGACTTCTTTGACCGCCTGCTTGCTACCTGCGAAGTCGTGGGTACTCCGGGTAGCGGCTTTGGCCCTTGCGGCGAAGGATACTTCCGCCTGACCGCCTTCGGTGACTACGAACGCACCTGTGAAGCCCTTAGGAGAATCAGGGAAAAACTCTAA
- the aspS gene encoding aspartate--tRNA ligase, whose protein sequence is MKRTHNCGQLRKEDVGQTVTLAGWVDRRRDHGGVIFVDLRDKYGKTQIVFNPDYNADVLKTAEQLRNEYVIYVTGKVYAREEGNTNEKLATGEIEVKADKLEILNAALTSPLAINDPNEECKENDDLRLQYRYLDLRRPWIQKKLLLKSRFLKAVYDFFYANGFENIETPCLCKSTPEGARDYLVPSRVNPGKFYALPQSPQQYKQLLMIAGMDRYFQIAKCFRDEDLRADRQPEFTQIDVEMSFVNQDEVMEMFDKFVTEVLGKVWDFEPPKKIRRMKWAEAMLKYGSDKPDLRFDLEIHDVSEIGAKSEFGVFKNCVAAGGKIRGIAAKGCVDFTRKQIDELTAYVAKYGSKGLVWMRVKENDEVETQVGKFFTTEQLNELRDAVGAKCGDMMFFIAGPEKVAATAMGQLRLEVARIKGLRDPKKREFVWITEFPMFEYSDTEGRYMAMHHPFTNPLPEHLDMMLGGNLKDCNAEAYDLVLNGVEIGGGSIRIHNPEVQEKVFRLLGLTEEQVRTKFGFFVDAFKYGAPPHGGLAFGLDRVVATMEGEESIRDYIAFPKNTSASSPMDQCPSEVDLQQLQDIHISVQMPKAAAK, encoded by the coding sequence ATGAAACGTACACATAACTGCGGCCAGCTTCGCAAGGAAGATGTTGGCCAGACCGTAACACTCGCCGGTTGGGTGGATCGCCGCCGTGACCATGGTGGTGTGATTTTCGTTGACCTCCGCGACAAGTATGGCAAGACCCAGATCGTTTTCAACCCGGACTACAACGCCGACGTGTTGAAGACCGCCGAACAGCTCCGTAACGAATACGTTATTTACGTGACTGGTAAGGTCTACGCCCGCGAAGAAGGCAACACCAACGAAAAGCTCGCCACGGGTGAAATCGAAGTCAAGGCCGACAAGCTCGAAATCCTGAACGCCGCCCTCACCTCTCCGCTCGCCATTAACGACCCGAACGAAGAATGCAAGGAAAACGACGACCTCCGCTTGCAGTACCGCTACCTGGACCTCCGCCGTCCGTGGATCCAGAAGAAGCTTCTCCTCAAGAGCCGCTTCCTCAAGGCCGTGTACGACTTCTTCTATGCCAACGGTTTTGAAAACATTGAAACTCCGTGCCTTTGCAAGTCCACTCCGGAAGGCGCACGTGACTACCTCGTGCCGTCCCGCGTGAACCCGGGCAAGTTCTACGCCCTCCCGCAGTCTCCGCAGCAGTACAAGCAGCTCTTGATGATTGCCGGTATGGACCGCTACTTCCAGATTGCCAAGTGCTTCCGCGACGAAGACCTCCGCGCTGACCGTCAGCCGGAATTCACGCAGATCGACGTCGAAATGTCTTTCGTCAACCAGGACGAAGTCATGGAAATGTTCGACAAGTTCGTGACCGAAGTTCTCGGTAAGGTTTGGGACTTCGAACCGCCCAAGAAGATTCGCCGTATGAAGTGGGCAGAAGCCATGCTCAAGTACGGTTCCGACAAGCCGGACCTCCGCTTCGACCTCGAAATCCACGACGTGTCTGAAATCGGTGCAAAGTCCGAATTCGGCGTGTTCAAGAACTGCGTTGCCGCTGGTGGCAAGATCCGCGGTATCGCAGCCAAGGGTTGCGTTGACTTTACTCGTAAGCAGATCGACGAACTCACCGCTTACGTTGCCAAGTACGGTTCTAAGGGCCTCGTGTGGATGCGCGTCAAGGAAAATGACGAAGTCGAAACTCAGGTCGGCAAGTTCTTTACTACCGAACAACTTAACGAACTCCGCGACGCTGTTGGCGCTAAGTGCGGCGACATGATGTTCTTCATCGCAGGCCCCGAAAAGGTTGCTGCAACCGCTATGGGTCAGCTCCGCTTGGAAGTCGCCCGTATCAAGGGTCTCCGCGATCCGAAGAAGCGTGAATTTGTGTGGATTACCGAATTCCCGATGTTCGAATACAGCGACACCGAAGGCCGCTACATGGCTATGCACCACCCGTTCACCAACCCGCTTCCGGAACACCTGGATATGATGCTCGGTGGCAACCTCAAGGATTGCAACGCCGAAGCTTATGACCTTGTTCTTAACGGCGTGGAAATCGGCGGTGGTTCTATCCGTATTCACAACCCTGAAGTCCAGGAAAAGGTGTTCCGCCTGCTCGGCCTTACCGAAGAACAGGTTCGCACCAAGTTCGGCTTCTTCGTTGACGCCTTCAAGTACGGCGCTCCTCCGCACGGTGGTCTCGCCTTCGGTCTCGACCGCGTTGTCGCTACCATGGAAGGTGAAGAATCTATCCGTGACTACATCGCATTCCCGAAGAACACGAGTGCTTCTAGCCCGATGGACCAGTGCCCGAGCGAAGTGGATCTGCAGCAGCTGCAGGACATTCACATCTCCGTGCAGATGCCGAAGGCTGCTGCCAAGTAA
- a CDS encoding CotH kinase family protein, with amino-acid sequence MQKKALLLSVVAGALLIGCSDDPKDTNPITETPSGELGNDPNAPYIDPVTGDYVDPNTGVITPTVPYVDPSTGDTVPAIEVVDPSTGETVTVPVVVTDPVPESSATIPVSSSSVATVYSSSDPNSSVVPPQPGVSSSSTGDIYIPVASSSSGLKEYDDNHKPKESFLPKAGFYKSLTIDPPTPKKGGQIKCTFDGSFPTQNSESITQSKQITQNTVIRCSEFVNGQPADTTTQTYFINENVSMPVVALTVNHHDMFDSSAGLYATGDLNGGGMGGMPGGMNFGGGNVSDNSNPKCTEPCQQANFWRDDELPVHVEYFEKGSATTEKTWEIDAGISIIGNWSRYKPKKSVAIKMDNDNYGDKVLKYSFFSTRPEAKKMKSFNLRNNGNRFWTDYFGDPMLVSLMEGTDVDYQRSLQVVVFYNGEYFGIHDLRERLNRSFVETNYGIDSKSINVVKNCSNGDNGCMNGWAPSGTNGASSAEFGQLTNSITSGNFEGENNQQYAQLKEKMNVNSFAQYMIAEMYIHNGDWPNNNIRAWGSPQNGIPFKFMIFDVDHGYGFSPGISGFDTESQNMFQWVLGSATMDNGQGNGQQPGGQDPGQGQWPGMGGGIGGGIGGGWGFGGGANTTIGNMLKKLLANPEFKHLFINQGCILLNDYLTYEKVQKAVQKMSAMIPSSEQSRDQQRWPRNQSAFNWSPSGSDLLKFAQNRTQTFRQELANYFGLQGETTVSITANGNGTILADGMRLPSSNYQGKFFTGVDMVLTAVPEPGRVFSGWSDGSTENPRKVQLTNGANFTAVFK; translated from the coding sequence ATGCAAAAAAAAGCACTATTACTATCGGTTGTCGCAGGCGCGTTGCTGATTGGTTGTTCAGACGATCCTAAAGACACAAACCCGATTACTGAAACACCATCCGGCGAACTTGGCAACGATCCCAACGCCCCGTATATTGACCCCGTCACAGGCGATTATGTCGACCCCAATACAGGTGTAATCACCCCCACTGTTCCGTATGTAGACCCCAGTACGGGCGATACTGTTCCCGCCATTGAAGTGGTAGACCCGAGCACGGGTGAAACTGTCACGGTTCCCGTGGTCGTTACCGATCCTGTTCCCGAAAGCAGCGCCACAATTCCTGTAAGTTCAAGTTCTGTAGCAACCGTTTACAGTTCCTCTGACCCCAACAGCTCAGTTGTCCCCCCTCAACCAGGCGTTTCTAGCTCTTCTACCGGAGACATCTACATTCCGGTAGCCTCTTCTTCGAGTGGACTCAAGGAATACGACGATAACCACAAACCCAAAGAAAGTTTCTTGCCGAAGGCCGGTTTCTACAAGAGCCTGACCATTGACCCTCCGACCCCGAAAAAAGGTGGCCAGATCAAGTGTACTTTTGACGGCTCCTTCCCCACCCAGAATTCCGAATCGATCACGCAGTCAAAGCAGATTACCCAAAATACCGTTATCCGCTGCTCTGAATTCGTAAACGGTCAGCCCGCCGATACCACGACTCAGACCTACTTCATCAACGAAAACGTCTCGATGCCGGTGGTTGCCCTTACCGTGAATCATCACGACATGTTCGACTCCAGTGCAGGCCTTTACGCAACTGGTGATTTGAACGGTGGCGGCATGGGCGGTATGCCCGGCGGCATGAACTTTGGCGGAGGCAACGTCTCGGACAACAGCAACCCGAAATGCACCGAGCCCTGCCAACAGGCAAACTTCTGGCGCGATGACGAACTCCCCGTGCACGTGGAATACTTCGAAAAAGGAAGTGCTACGACTGAAAAAACGTGGGAAATTGACGCAGGCATTTCGATTATCGGAAACTGGAGTCGCTACAAACCCAAAAAGAGTGTCGCCATCAAGATGGACAACGACAACTACGGCGACAAGGTTCTCAAGTATTCATTCTTCTCGACCCGCCCCGAAGCCAAGAAAATGAAGAGCTTCAACCTCCGCAACAACGGTAACCGATTCTGGACCGACTATTTCGGCGACCCGATGCTTGTAAGCCTTATGGAAGGTACCGATGTGGACTACCAGCGCAGCCTGCAAGTAGTCGTATTCTACAACGGCGAATACTTCGGCATTCACGACTTGCGCGAACGCCTGAACAGAAGTTTTGTAGAAACAAATTATGGCATTGATTCTAAATCCATTAACGTCGTCAAGAACTGCAGCAACGGAGACAACGGCTGCATGAACGGATGGGCGCCCAGCGGCACCAACGGAGCCTCTAGCGCAGAATTTGGCCAGCTGACCAACTCGATTACCAGCGGAAACTTCGAAGGCGAAAACAACCAACAATACGCGCAACTCAAAGAAAAAATGAACGTCAACAGTTTCGCCCAGTACATGATTGCCGAAATGTATATCCATAACGGCGACTGGCCAAATAACAACATTCGTGCTTGGGGCAGCCCTCAGAACGGAATCCCGTTCAAGTTCATGATTTTCGACGTGGACCACGGCTACGGATTCTCTCCGGGCATTTCAGGATTCGATACCGAAAGCCAGAATATGTTCCAATGGGTGCTAGGTAGCGCCACCATGGATAACGGCCAAGGAAATGGTCAACAGCCTGGCGGACAAGACCCCGGACAAGGACAATGGCCTGGCATGGGCGGCGGCATTGGTGGCGGCATCGGCGGCGGCTGGGGCTTCGGTGGCGGCGCAAATACCACCATCGGTAACATGCTGAAAAAGCTCCTTGCAAACCCCGAATTCAAGCACTTGTTCATCAACCAGGGTTGCATTCTCCTGAACGACTACCTGACCTATGAAAAAGTCCAGAAGGCCGTGCAGAAAATGAGTGCGATGATTCCCTCTTCCGAACAGTCTCGCGACCAACAGCGCTGGCCGCGCAATCAGTCGGCATTCAACTGGTCTCCCAGCGGTAGCGATCTCTTAAAATTCGCACAAAACCGCACGCAGACTTTCAGACAGGAATTGGCGAACTACTTTGGTCTCCAAGGCGAAACCACCGTCAGCATCACCGCAAACGGAAACGGCACGATTCTTGCTGACGGCATGAGACTCCCGAGCAGCAATTATCAGGGCAAGTTCTTTACTGGCGTAGACATGGTGCTTACAGCCGTTCCTGAACCGGGCCGTGTATTCTCTGGTTGGTCTGACGGTTCTACCGAAAATCCGAGAAAAGTTCAATTGACAAACGGCGCAAACTTTACTGCTGTGTTCAAATAA